From a single Sphaeramia orbicularis chromosome 4, fSphaOr1.1, whole genome shotgun sequence genomic region:
- the osbpl1a gene encoding oxysterol-binding protein-related protein 1 isoform X2, producing the protein MEEFDPEEQFLRYARNGDLPGIQRLLLSKIREETQININCKGKSKSNLGWTPLHLACYFGHKHVVEELLKAGADVNLPNNIGDTPLHKAAFTGRKEVVMLLLHYDACATVINGTAQIPKDVTQNAEIRSMLEAAERTEERKLEEHLLEAAREGDLSTLTQLLSRKKPPDINCADLLGNTPLHCAAYRGQKQCALKLLKSGASPNIKNKNGQTAFDLVSDTVMKQVLEGTVHRGMTRHVKKYEGLLGKSSRFFGWRSYWVVLQDGVLSWYSKQSDAAAGVRRQGCKPLTHAHCLIRAKDNCFFTLKCFDDSVHHFKVSAQNDPEATRKAWLDALEEHSAYSTHYCSQEQGSEEEEDEEAMSLGELTDSLQAAEASHMKLEKEVSAFMSMLKNDGLLEKFPSTLVHKMQEICDLSSETASSLSVCLSHFSKQEGVRSLKLEQEVEKNKILSEALQTLATEHHELEQSVVKGSSPRSALSEDEFHDAVSDSESELSLSGFETVASHSFEEDNEEEEGSVMLSSRCSPTSMLHEDHHGDKDETQPNGISKHRTSLPAPMFSRNDFSIWSILRNCIGMELSKITMPVIFNEPLSFLQRLTEYMEHTYLIHQANASSDSIDRMKCVAAFAVSAVASQWERTGKPFNPLLGETYELVREDLGFRLISEQVSHHPPVSAFHAEGLKQDFVFHGSIYPKLKFWGKSVEAEPKGIITLELPKFNESYTWTNPTCCVHNIIVGQLWIEQYGNMEIYNHRTGERCCLNFKPCGLFGKELHKVEGYILDKSKKKLCSLYGKWTECLYVIDPAAFEANKKNDKKGAEEKKGSKSSGSEDQEEVPSPAADTVQMIPGSQLLWRIAPRPPNSAQMYSFTSFAMQLNELHKDMEGVIPQTDCRLRPDIRAMENGDIDLASEEKKRLEEKQRAARKNRSKSDEDWKTRWFNQGQNPHTNSQDWLFTGGYWDRTYTQLPDIY; encoded by the exons ATGGAGGAGTTTGACCCAGAAGAACAGTTCCTGCGCTATGCCAGGAACGGAGATCTGCCCGGCATTCAGAGGCTCCTTTTGTCCAAGATAAGGGAAGAAACACAGATAAACATCAACTGCAAAG GTAAGAGTAAATCTAACCTGGGATGGACACCTCTTCACCTGGCCTGTTACTTTGGACACAAACATGTTGTGGAGGAGTTACTTAAG GCGGGAGCGGATGTTAATTTACCCAATAATATAGGCGACACACCACTGCACAAAGCCGCCTTCACAGGAAGAAAG GAggttgtcatgctgctgctgcactatgATGCATGTGCTACTGTCATCAATGGGACAGCACAGATTCCCAAAGATGTCACTCAAAATGCAGAGATCAGAAGCATGTTAGAAG CGGCTGAGAGAACAGAGGAGAGGAAACTGGAGGAGCACCTTTTAGAAGCTGCACGAGAAGGAGACCTGTCAACGCTAACTCAGCTG CTAAGCCGGAAGAAGCCTCCAGACATCAACTGTGCAGATCTGCTGGGTAACACTCCGCTGCACTGTGCAGCCTATCGAGGCCAGAAGCAGTGTGCCCTGAAGCTGCTGAAGAGCGGAGCCAGCCCCAACATCAAAAACAAGAATG gtcagaCAGCATTTGACTTGGTCAGTGATACAGTAATGAAGCAGGTTCTTGAAGGCACCGTTCATCGA GGCATGACTCGCCATGTCAAGAAATATGAGGGACTCCTCGGGAAG AGCTCCAGATTTTTTGGATGGCGCTCCTACTGGGTTGTTCTACAGGACGGGGTTTTATCCTGGTACTCAAAACA ATCAGATGCAGCTGCCGGTGTCAGAAGGCAGGGATGTAAACCCCTCACACATGCTCACTGTTTG ATCCGAGCCAAAGATAACTGTTTTTTTACGCTCAAGTGTTTTGATGACAGCGTGCATCACTTTAAAGTATCGGCTCAAAATGATCCAGAGGCAACAAGAAAA GCCTGGCTGGATGCACTGGAGGAACACTCTGCTTACAGCACACACTACTGCTCCCAAGAACAGGgcagtgaggaggaggaagatgaggaggcgATGTCACTCGGGGAGCTAACAGATTCACTGCAg GCAGCGGAGGCCAGCCACATGAAACTGGAAAAGGAGGTGTCAGCTTTCATGTCCATGCTGAAAAATGATGGGCTGTTGGAAA AGTTTCCATCCACTCTTGTGCATAAAATGCAGGAAATCTGTGATTTGTCCAGTGAAACAGCCTCAAGCCTCAGTGTCTGCCTCAGCCATTTCTCCAAACAGGAAGGG GTGCGCAGTCTGAAATTGGAGCAGGAGGTAGAAAAGAATAAGATCCTCTCTGAAGCTCTGCAGACTCTTGCCACAGAGCACCACGAACTGGAGCAATCCGTCGTCAAGGGATCTTCACCGCGAAGTGCCCTCAGTGAGGATGAGTTCCACGACGCCGTGTCTG ATTCAGAATCTGAGCTTTCCCTGAGTGGCTTTGAGACGGTGGCCAGCCATTCTTTTGAGGAGGACAACGAGGAAGAGGAAGGCTCTGTCATGTTAAGCAGCCGTTGCAGCCCCACAAGCATGTTGCACGAAGATCACCATGGTGACAAGGACGAGACTCAACCCAATGGGATCTCAAAGCATAG GACAAGCCTACCCGCACCAATGTTTTCAAGAAATGACTTCAGCATCTGGAGTATCCTGAGGAATTGCATTGGAATG GAACTTTCCAAGATCACAATGCCAGTGATTTTCAATGAACCACTCAGCTTCTTGCAGCGTCTAACAGAGTACATGGAACACACATACCTCATCCACCAGGCCAACGCTTCCTCAGACTCTATCGACAGAATGAAG TGTGTGGCTGCTTTTGCGGTGTCCGCTGTGGCCTCCCAGTGGGAGCGCACAGGTAAaccctttaaccctctgctgGGAGAAACTTATGAACTGGTCAG AGAGGACCTTGGCTTCAGACTCATATCAGAACAGGTGAGCCACCACCCTCCAGTCAGCGCCTTCCATGCTGAGGGACTGAAGCAGGACTTTGTGTTCCATGGATCCATCTACCCCAAACTCAAATTCTGGGGAAAGAGTGTTGAAGCGGAACCAAAAGGCATTATCACGCTGGAGCTGCCAAA ATTCAATGAATCCTACACATGGACAAACCCAACATGTTGTGTTCATAACATCATCGTGGGCCAGCTGTGGATAGAGCAGTATGGAAATATGGAAATATACAACCACAG AACCGGGGAAAGGTGCTGCCTGAATTTTAAGCCTTGTGGCCTTTTTGGCAAAGAATTACACAAAGTGGAGGGTTATATTCTTGATAAAAG TAAAAAGAAGCTGTGCTCTCTCTATGGGAAGTGGACAGAGTGCCTGTACGTAATTGACCCCGCTGCCTTcgaagcaaataaaaaaaacgaTAAAAAAGGGGCTGAGGAGAAAAAAGGCAGCAAATCG AGTGGCAGTGAGGATCAGGAGGAGGTGCCCTCTCCAGCTGCAGACACTGTGCAGATGATTCCTGGCAGCCAGCTGCTGTGGAGAATCGCACCGAGACCCCCCAACTCTGCCCAG aTGTACAGTTTTACATCCTTTGCAATGCAATTAAATGAGTTACATAAGGACATGGAGGGGGTCATTCCTCAGACTGACTGCAGACTGAGACCAGACATCCGAGCCATGGAGAACGGTGACATTG ACCTGGCCAGCGAGGAGAAGAAAAGGCTTGAGGAGAAACAGAGAGCTGCTCGCAAGAACCGCTCCAAATCTGATGAGGACTGGAAGACAAG GTGGTTTAACCAGGGCCAAAATCCACATACCAACTCCCAGGACTGGCTCTTTACGGGTGGATACTGGGACAGGACGTACACCCAGCTGCCCGACATTTACTAA
- the osbpl1a gene encoding oxysterol-binding protein-related protein 1 isoform X3, which yields MLEAAERTEERKLEEHLLEAAREGDLSTLTQLLSRKKPPDINCADLLGNTPLHCAAYRGQKQCALKLLKSGASPNIKNKNGQTAFDLVSDTVMKQVLEGTVHRGMTRHVKKYEGLLGKSSRFFGWRSYWVVLQDGVLSWYSKQSDAAAGVRRQGCKPLTHAHCLIRAKDNCFFTLKCFDDSVHHFKVSAQNDPEATRKAWLDALEEHSAYSTHYCSQEQGSEEEEDEEAMSLGELTDSLQAAEASHMKLEKEVSAFMSMLKNDGLLEKFPSTLVHKMQEICDLSSETASSLSVCLSHFSKQEGVRSLKLEQEVEKNKILSEALQTLATEHHELEQSVVKGSSPRSALSEDEFHDAVSDSESELSLSGFETVASHSFEEDNEEEEGSVMLSSRCSPTSMLHEDHHGDKDETQPNGISKHRTSLPAPMFSRNDFSIWSILRNCIGMELSKITMPVIFNEPLSFLQRLTEYMEHTYLIHQANASSDSIDRMKCVAAFAVSAVASQWERTGKPFNPLLGETYELVREDLGFRLISEQVSHHPPVSAFHAEGLKQDFVFHGSIYPKLKFWGKSVEAEPKGIITLELPKFNESYTWTNPTCCVHNIIVGQLWIEQYGNMEIYNHRTGERCCLNFKPCGLFGKELHKVEGYILDKSKKKLCSLYGKWTECLYVIDPAAFEANKKNDKKGAEEKKGSKSSGSEDQEEVPSPAADTVQMIPGSQLLWRIAPRPPNSAQMYSFTSFAMQLNELHKDMEGVIPQTDCRLRPDIRAMENGDIDLASEEKKRLEEKQRAARKNRSKSDEDWKTRSPALGPRWFNQGQNPHTNSQDWLFTGGYWDRTYTQLPDIY from the exons ATGTTAGAAG CGGCTGAGAGAACAGAGGAGAGGAAACTGGAGGAGCACCTTTTAGAAGCTGCACGAGAAGGAGACCTGTCAACGCTAACTCAGCTG CTAAGCCGGAAGAAGCCTCCAGACATCAACTGTGCAGATCTGCTGGGTAACACTCCGCTGCACTGTGCAGCCTATCGAGGCCAGAAGCAGTGTGCCCTGAAGCTGCTGAAGAGCGGAGCCAGCCCCAACATCAAAAACAAGAATG gtcagaCAGCATTTGACTTGGTCAGTGATACAGTAATGAAGCAGGTTCTTGAAGGCACCGTTCATCGA GGCATGACTCGCCATGTCAAGAAATATGAGGGACTCCTCGGGAAG AGCTCCAGATTTTTTGGATGGCGCTCCTACTGGGTTGTTCTACAGGACGGGGTTTTATCCTGGTACTCAAAACA ATCAGATGCAGCTGCCGGTGTCAGAAGGCAGGGATGTAAACCCCTCACACATGCTCACTGTTTG ATCCGAGCCAAAGATAACTGTTTTTTTACGCTCAAGTGTTTTGATGACAGCGTGCATCACTTTAAAGTATCGGCTCAAAATGATCCAGAGGCAACAAGAAAA GCCTGGCTGGATGCACTGGAGGAACACTCTGCTTACAGCACACACTACTGCTCCCAAGAACAGGgcagtgaggaggaggaagatgaggaggcgATGTCACTCGGGGAGCTAACAGATTCACTGCAg GCAGCGGAGGCCAGCCACATGAAACTGGAAAAGGAGGTGTCAGCTTTCATGTCCATGCTGAAAAATGATGGGCTGTTGGAAA AGTTTCCATCCACTCTTGTGCATAAAATGCAGGAAATCTGTGATTTGTCCAGTGAAACAGCCTCAAGCCTCAGTGTCTGCCTCAGCCATTTCTCCAAACAGGAAGGG GTGCGCAGTCTGAAATTGGAGCAGGAGGTAGAAAAGAATAAGATCCTCTCTGAAGCTCTGCAGACTCTTGCCACAGAGCACCACGAACTGGAGCAATCCGTCGTCAAGGGATCTTCACCGCGAAGTGCCCTCAGTGAGGATGAGTTCCACGACGCCGTGTCTG ATTCAGAATCTGAGCTTTCCCTGAGTGGCTTTGAGACGGTGGCCAGCCATTCTTTTGAGGAGGACAACGAGGAAGAGGAAGGCTCTGTCATGTTAAGCAGCCGTTGCAGCCCCACAAGCATGTTGCACGAAGATCACCATGGTGACAAGGACGAGACTCAACCCAATGGGATCTCAAAGCATAG GACAAGCCTACCCGCACCAATGTTTTCAAGAAATGACTTCAGCATCTGGAGTATCCTGAGGAATTGCATTGGAATG GAACTTTCCAAGATCACAATGCCAGTGATTTTCAATGAACCACTCAGCTTCTTGCAGCGTCTAACAGAGTACATGGAACACACATACCTCATCCACCAGGCCAACGCTTCCTCAGACTCTATCGACAGAATGAAG TGTGTGGCTGCTTTTGCGGTGTCCGCTGTGGCCTCCCAGTGGGAGCGCACAGGTAAaccctttaaccctctgctgGGAGAAACTTATGAACTGGTCAG AGAGGACCTTGGCTTCAGACTCATATCAGAACAGGTGAGCCACCACCCTCCAGTCAGCGCCTTCCATGCTGAGGGACTGAAGCAGGACTTTGTGTTCCATGGATCCATCTACCCCAAACTCAAATTCTGGGGAAAGAGTGTTGAAGCGGAACCAAAAGGCATTATCACGCTGGAGCTGCCAAA ATTCAATGAATCCTACACATGGACAAACCCAACATGTTGTGTTCATAACATCATCGTGGGCCAGCTGTGGATAGAGCAGTATGGAAATATGGAAATATACAACCACAG AACCGGGGAAAGGTGCTGCCTGAATTTTAAGCCTTGTGGCCTTTTTGGCAAAGAATTACACAAAGTGGAGGGTTATATTCTTGATAAAAG TAAAAAGAAGCTGTGCTCTCTCTATGGGAAGTGGACAGAGTGCCTGTACGTAATTGACCCCGCTGCCTTcgaagcaaataaaaaaaacgaTAAAAAAGGGGCTGAGGAGAAAAAAGGCAGCAAATCG AGTGGCAGTGAGGATCAGGAGGAGGTGCCCTCTCCAGCTGCAGACACTGTGCAGATGATTCCTGGCAGCCAGCTGCTGTGGAGAATCGCACCGAGACCCCCCAACTCTGCCCAG aTGTACAGTTTTACATCCTTTGCAATGCAATTAAATGAGTTACATAAGGACATGGAGGGGGTCATTCCTCAGACTGACTGCAGACTGAGACCAGACATCCGAGCCATGGAGAACGGTGACATTG ACCTGGCCAGCGAGGAGAAGAAAAGGCTTGAGGAGAAACAGAGAGCTGCTCGCAAGAACCGCTCCAAATCTGATGAGGACTGGAAGACAAG GAGTCCCGCCCTTGGCCCAAG GTGGTTTAACCAGGGCCAAAATCCACATACCAACTCCCAGGACTGGCTCTTTACGGGTGGATACTGGGACAGGACGTACACCCAGCTGCCCGACATTTACTAA
- the osbpl1a gene encoding oxysterol-binding protein-related protein 1 isoform X1 has protein sequence MEEFDPEEQFLRYARNGDLPGIQRLLLSKIREETQININCKGKSKSNLGWTPLHLACYFGHKHVVEELLKAGADVNLPNNIGDTPLHKAAFTGRKEVVMLLLHYDACATVINGTAQIPKDVTQNAEIRSMLEAAERTEERKLEEHLLEAAREGDLSTLTQLLSRKKPPDINCADLLGNTPLHCAAYRGQKQCALKLLKSGASPNIKNKNGQTAFDLVSDTVMKQVLEGTVHRGMTRHVKKYEGLLGKSSRFFGWRSYWVVLQDGVLSWYSKQSDAAAGVRRQGCKPLTHAHCLIRAKDNCFFTLKCFDDSVHHFKVSAQNDPEATRKAWLDALEEHSAYSTHYCSQEQGSEEEEDEEAMSLGELTDSLQAAEASHMKLEKEVSAFMSMLKNDGLLEKFPSTLVHKMQEICDLSSETASSLSVCLSHFSKQEGVRSLKLEQEVEKNKILSEALQTLATEHHELEQSVVKGSSPRSALSEDEFHDAVSDSESELSLSGFETVASHSFEEDNEEEEGSVMLSSRCSPTSMLHEDHHGDKDETQPNGISKHRTSLPAPMFSRNDFSIWSILRNCIGMELSKITMPVIFNEPLSFLQRLTEYMEHTYLIHQANASSDSIDRMKCVAAFAVSAVASQWERTGKPFNPLLGETYELVREDLGFRLISEQVSHHPPVSAFHAEGLKQDFVFHGSIYPKLKFWGKSVEAEPKGIITLELPKFNESYTWTNPTCCVHNIIVGQLWIEQYGNMEIYNHRTGERCCLNFKPCGLFGKELHKVEGYILDKSKKKLCSLYGKWTECLYVIDPAAFEANKKNDKKGAEEKKGSKSSGSEDQEEVPSPAADTVQMIPGSQLLWRIAPRPPNSAQMYSFTSFAMQLNELHKDMEGVIPQTDCRLRPDIRAMENGDIDLASEEKKRLEEKQRAARKNRSKSDEDWKTRSPALGPRWFNQGQNPHTNSQDWLFTGGYWDRTYTQLPDIY, from the exons ATGGAGGAGTTTGACCCAGAAGAACAGTTCCTGCGCTATGCCAGGAACGGAGATCTGCCCGGCATTCAGAGGCTCCTTTTGTCCAAGATAAGGGAAGAAACACAGATAAACATCAACTGCAAAG GTAAGAGTAAATCTAACCTGGGATGGACACCTCTTCACCTGGCCTGTTACTTTGGACACAAACATGTTGTGGAGGAGTTACTTAAG GCGGGAGCGGATGTTAATTTACCCAATAATATAGGCGACACACCACTGCACAAAGCCGCCTTCACAGGAAGAAAG GAggttgtcatgctgctgctgcactatgATGCATGTGCTACTGTCATCAATGGGACAGCACAGATTCCCAAAGATGTCACTCAAAATGCAGAGATCAGAAGCATGTTAGAAG CGGCTGAGAGAACAGAGGAGAGGAAACTGGAGGAGCACCTTTTAGAAGCTGCACGAGAAGGAGACCTGTCAACGCTAACTCAGCTG CTAAGCCGGAAGAAGCCTCCAGACATCAACTGTGCAGATCTGCTGGGTAACACTCCGCTGCACTGTGCAGCCTATCGAGGCCAGAAGCAGTGTGCCCTGAAGCTGCTGAAGAGCGGAGCCAGCCCCAACATCAAAAACAAGAATG gtcagaCAGCATTTGACTTGGTCAGTGATACAGTAATGAAGCAGGTTCTTGAAGGCACCGTTCATCGA GGCATGACTCGCCATGTCAAGAAATATGAGGGACTCCTCGGGAAG AGCTCCAGATTTTTTGGATGGCGCTCCTACTGGGTTGTTCTACAGGACGGGGTTTTATCCTGGTACTCAAAACA ATCAGATGCAGCTGCCGGTGTCAGAAGGCAGGGATGTAAACCCCTCACACATGCTCACTGTTTG ATCCGAGCCAAAGATAACTGTTTTTTTACGCTCAAGTGTTTTGATGACAGCGTGCATCACTTTAAAGTATCGGCTCAAAATGATCCAGAGGCAACAAGAAAA GCCTGGCTGGATGCACTGGAGGAACACTCTGCTTACAGCACACACTACTGCTCCCAAGAACAGGgcagtgaggaggaggaagatgaggaggcgATGTCACTCGGGGAGCTAACAGATTCACTGCAg GCAGCGGAGGCCAGCCACATGAAACTGGAAAAGGAGGTGTCAGCTTTCATGTCCATGCTGAAAAATGATGGGCTGTTGGAAA AGTTTCCATCCACTCTTGTGCATAAAATGCAGGAAATCTGTGATTTGTCCAGTGAAACAGCCTCAAGCCTCAGTGTCTGCCTCAGCCATTTCTCCAAACAGGAAGGG GTGCGCAGTCTGAAATTGGAGCAGGAGGTAGAAAAGAATAAGATCCTCTCTGAAGCTCTGCAGACTCTTGCCACAGAGCACCACGAACTGGAGCAATCCGTCGTCAAGGGATCTTCACCGCGAAGTGCCCTCAGTGAGGATGAGTTCCACGACGCCGTGTCTG ATTCAGAATCTGAGCTTTCCCTGAGTGGCTTTGAGACGGTGGCCAGCCATTCTTTTGAGGAGGACAACGAGGAAGAGGAAGGCTCTGTCATGTTAAGCAGCCGTTGCAGCCCCACAAGCATGTTGCACGAAGATCACCATGGTGACAAGGACGAGACTCAACCCAATGGGATCTCAAAGCATAG GACAAGCCTACCCGCACCAATGTTTTCAAGAAATGACTTCAGCATCTGGAGTATCCTGAGGAATTGCATTGGAATG GAACTTTCCAAGATCACAATGCCAGTGATTTTCAATGAACCACTCAGCTTCTTGCAGCGTCTAACAGAGTACATGGAACACACATACCTCATCCACCAGGCCAACGCTTCCTCAGACTCTATCGACAGAATGAAG TGTGTGGCTGCTTTTGCGGTGTCCGCTGTGGCCTCCCAGTGGGAGCGCACAGGTAAaccctttaaccctctgctgGGAGAAACTTATGAACTGGTCAG AGAGGACCTTGGCTTCAGACTCATATCAGAACAGGTGAGCCACCACCCTCCAGTCAGCGCCTTCCATGCTGAGGGACTGAAGCAGGACTTTGTGTTCCATGGATCCATCTACCCCAAACTCAAATTCTGGGGAAAGAGTGTTGAAGCGGAACCAAAAGGCATTATCACGCTGGAGCTGCCAAA ATTCAATGAATCCTACACATGGACAAACCCAACATGTTGTGTTCATAACATCATCGTGGGCCAGCTGTGGATAGAGCAGTATGGAAATATGGAAATATACAACCACAG AACCGGGGAAAGGTGCTGCCTGAATTTTAAGCCTTGTGGCCTTTTTGGCAAAGAATTACACAAAGTGGAGGGTTATATTCTTGATAAAAG TAAAAAGAAGCTGTGCTCTCTCTATGGGAAGTGGACAGAGTGCCTGTACGTAATTGACCCCGCTGCCTTcgaagcaaataaaaaaaacgaTAAAAAAGGGGCTGAGGAGAAAAAAGGCAGCAAATCG AGTGGCAGTGAGGATCAGGAGGAGGTGCCCTCTCCAGCTGCAGACACTGTGCAGATGATTCCTGGCAGCCAGCTGCTGTGGAGAATCGCACCGAGACCCCCCAACTCTGCCCAG aTGTACAGTTTTACATCCTTTGCAATGCAATTAAATGAGTTACATAAGGACATGGAGGGGGTCATTCCTCAGACTGACTGCAGACTGAGACCAGACATCCGAGCCATGGAGAACGGTGACATTG ACCTGGCCAGCGAGGAGAAGAAAAGGCTTGAGGAGAAACAGAGAGCTGCTCGCAAGAACCGCTCCAAATCTGATGAGGACTGGAAGACAAG GAGTCCCGCCCTTGGCCCAAG GTGGTTTAACCAGGGCCAAAATCCACATACCAACTCCCAGGACTGGCTCTTTACGGGTGGATACTGGGACAGGACGTACACCCAGCTGCCCGACATTTACTAA